The genomic region TAAAAATTTTCTCTGATCCAATATGAAAAATATACGAAACCCTGATTTTCTGATACCCATAATCCTGCAACCCATTCTCATAAGCAATTGCAAAGTCATTCGTTTTATTTAGAATTCTGAATTCACTTCTGTCAACTAAAGGTTTGTCACCATTATTCAGATAACCCGAATATCCTCCAATTACATTTGTCCACGAAAATTTGTTTGTGTTCAGAGTGATACCGCCGCCAAAGAGTAAACAATCATTCTGCAAATTCTGTATATCATAGGTCTGATAAGTATAGAGCCCGGCATCAGCAAAAAATCTTATTTCTTTGATAAACTTATTATCGTTGTAAATACTTTTTCCAAAACTCAAATCAATAAAATATCCGGGTGCATCTGTATAGCGTGCATCTCTTAAGTGAGTTCCTGATGCAGTTCTTAGACTTACTCTTAGAAGCAGATCCGGCAGACTGGTTTTGTTTTTTATGATCTGCACGCAAGTTGAAAAATAAATATCACCTCCGGCAGAACCTTTTCCACTTTTCGTTCTTACTGCGCGAATGTCTCTGGTGATCGTATCCATTTCATACCATTCCAATGGTACTGCTGCAAGGTCAATCGAAATCTTATTATTGAAAAGTGGGAGGGTACCTTTGACAAAAAAGTCCTGAGTCTTGTCGCCTTTATGAATAAAATGATCAAAGGAAATGTTTACAGATGCTGCACTATCGACCAATCCATTTTTTATTTCCGGAACAGGTAAAGCATTCGGACCAAGAAAAGCGGATGAGATGGTCATGTATTGATTCCAGGGTGTAATACCATCCCAGTTATGTTTTACTCCCCACCAGTAGAAATCTTCCTGCGCTGAAACGGTCGTTGTAATCAATGAATAGAATACGAAAATAAATAATTTGACAGAAATTGATTTTCTCTTTGGTAATGGCAGGATCATAAATGGAACTGTGATGGGTGCATTGCCAAAAGTAATCACAATTTCGACATAATTTCATATGGATTTTGGCTTGTTCAGCATCAATTTATTCCTTTTCAGAAAGTTTTTTAGAAGTGATTTATTCTTTTATATTTGATTTGCAATATGTATTCACAATCACTCAAAAACACACAAATGAGATTTACTTTTCGGGCAATTTTATGTATTGCATTTTCTTTATTCGGCAAATATACTTTTGCTCAAACCTTCACGGACATGAATGCACAGCTTCCCGGACTGGAAAGCGGAAGTGCTGCCTGGGCTGATTATGACAACGACGGTGATCTGGATCTGGCGTTTACAGGGTTCAGTAGTCTGGTTGCAGAACGTTCATTCATTTATCGTAATGACAATGGTATTATGACTGCTGTTGATTCTTCAATTATTAAAGTTGCAAATGGTTCAGTTAACTGGGCAGATTTCGATAATGATGGTGATCAGGATCTGATTTTGAATGGGCAAAATAACGGGTCGTTACTTTGTGAGTTATATCGAAACGACAATCAGACGTTTGTTGCTATGAATCCCGGCTTTGTAAGAGTTCTTGGGATTCAGAAATGGCTTGATGTCGACAATGACGGTTTTCAGGATGTTGTTTTTTCCGGAGTAATGGATTCATTGTGGGTCGATACCACAATCATCTATCGCAATAATGGGAATTCGACTTTTTCTTATTTCCCTTCGAATCTGCCACCTCTAACAACAACAGGAATGGAAATAGCAGATTGTAACAATGACAGTCTGCCCGATATTTTTATTGTAGCCACAGCTCCCGGAGGAATGCCGGTATCTGCATTGTTTACAAATAATGGTAATGGAAATTTCACGATGGACACAACATCGTTCATGCAGATCTTTGCCGGCGCTGTAAAGTGGGGCGATGCAGAAAATGATGGCGATATGGATCTGCTTTACGATGGCATACTCATCGATAATTCAGCTTACACATTGATCTATCTGAATGATGGTTCTGGAAATTTTATCGAACAATCGACAAATCTTCCCGGTACCGGCGAACCAGGCTCAGTTGACTGGGCAGATATCGACAACGATGGCGATCTGGATGTTCTGTTGTCAGAATATTTATTCCGTAACGATGGCAATGGGTTATTCAATGACATATCTCCCTGGGCTCCTCATAACTACTATGCAATACCGGCAATGTTCATGGATTACGATTTGGATGGTGATGCTGATATTTTTATGTTGTCTTTTTTTGGGATCAGTAATTCGAATATTTTCAGGAATGAATTAGTAACTGGAATTTCAGGAATTTCTTCCTTCACGAACTTATCAGTATATCCCAATCCTTCTAATGGCGTGTTCAGTATTTCTACTGACTTTGATCAAATTAAATCTTGTAGATTGTTTTCATTGGATGGAAAAATGATACAGAGTTTTCATGTCAGCAATTTTTCAAAAGTTGATATCGGTGATTTAAGTCCGGGGGTTTATATATTTGAAGTTTCGGATGGGAAATATTTCGGGAGAGTAAAATTAATAATCGTCTGATCTGATCTGCCAAAGAATCAGATAATCAGGAATTATGTGCCTTAATTGATCTTTGCTCAGCACTTAATTGGTGAAATATCCAACTTTCATCTACACATAATAGCGTTTGGTATATTCTACGATCAATTACTGATGATAAGTTCTACCTTTGAAACTTATGAATTTCGAGAATATTTTCCGTTCCAGACTGTTTGTTGTGATTTTGCATATTTGTGTATGGGCAATCATTTTCATATTGCCTCTTTACCTTGAAAGCAATTTCCCGCCACCGATGATGAATTCGCGTCCGGGCAAACTTCCTAATTACGAAAACTTCAGACTTCTCACATCAATACTGAATCTGTCTTTTATTCCTTTATTTTATTTGAATGCATTTTTCTTTGTTCCGAAATTTTTCAATAAAAAGAATTGGCTCGTTTATCTTTTACTTGCTATTCTTACGGTCATTGTTATCATTGGACTTAATATTTTATTCAGATATTTATTTATTGGACCATCGATTCCCTTTCCAATTCGTATAGTAATTCCTGTTGCAATATTTATGCTCCTGGCAAGTACAGCTTTCAGTTTTATAAGACAAAATTTCAAAAATGAAAAGATCAGAAAAGAGAAAGAGGCCGTCAATCTGAAAACGGAACTTTCCTTTCTTCGTTCGCAGGTTAGTCCTCATTTTTTATTTAATACTTTAAACAATCTTGTTTCGCTTGCGAGGAAAAAATCAGACTTGCTCGAACCTGTTCTGCTTAAGCTTTCAGGACTTCTTCATTATATGCTTTACGAATCAGATCATGAAAAGATAAATATTAATAAAGAGATTGAATATCTGAGTAACTATATTGATTTACAAAAACTTCGTTTTGGTGATGATGTTACATTATATTTTTTTAAAGATGCTCCGGCTGATTCAACAAAAGAAATTGTACCAATGATCTTGATTCCTTTTATTGAAAATGCATTTAAACATGGAACAGGTTTTTGAATAACCCATCAATTAGTATTCGTATTGTATTAATTTGTGACTTATTAACATTTAACGCAAGGAACAAATTCAATCCGTTAACTGAAGAAAAGAACTATAATTCCGGAATTGGTCTGACCAACGTGATAAGAAGATTAAACTTACTCTACCCGGAATCAAGACTTGAAATAAGCCGGGAAGAAGACTGGCATAATGTTAACCTAACAATAATAATTTAATGCTTACATGTATTGCTGTGGAAGATGAGCCCCTTGCTCTCGATTTGCTTGAAGATAATATCAGACAGATACCATTTTTGCATTTGGTGAAAAGATGTAAAAATGCATTTGAAGCCGCTGAGGTATTGCAAAATGAAAGTGTTGATTTGATTTTTTTGGATATTCAAATGCCGGGCCTTACAGGTTTGCAGTTTTTAAAGACATTGCCTTCTTCGCCAATGATAATTTTTATAACGGCATACAAAAACTATGCTTTGGAAGGTTTTGAACTTGGCGTTATAGATTACCTGCTTAAACCGATCTCATTTGAACGGTTTATGAAAGCAGTCAACAAGGCCGTAGAATATTCTAATTTGAAGAATAGTCAATTGGCCAATTTTACAAGTGAATATTTATTTGTTTACTCTGAATATAATCTTGTTAAAATTTTTGTCAGTGAAATTAAATATATTGAAGGCATGAAGGATTACATAAAAATATATCTCAGTAATTCTGATAAACCTATAATTACCCGTCTTAGCATCAAAACAATGGAGGAAAAACTGCCATCCAATAAATTTGTACGAACACATAAGTCTTTTGTAGTTGCTATTGACAGAATTCAGTCACTCCGCAATAGCAGGATCAAACTCGATACTATAGAGGTTCCTTTAAGTGATCACTATAAAGAACATTTTTTCAAGTTAGTTGGCCCTAAAATTATTCTTTCATAATTTACATAGAATCAATAGCCCGTTTCGTCGATACATAAACCCTAAAAGTATATTTAATTTTTTTTATCCTTTTTATAAAGTCAAATTTGCAAGGTAAGTGCTAAATCGAAGGATGGAGTATAGGATATACTACGCCTTCGGTTTTCATTATCCGTAAGACTGAATCAGGACTTCGTCCGGATTTCTTTCAAATCAAGTATTAATCATTAATGGAATATATGAAGAACAGGTGCGTATATGTTTTTATCTTTTTAATGATTGCTTTAGGATTCGAAAAAACTGTTTCAGCACAGGATTTTAAGTATAAAGAATATACTTTCAGTACACCCGGTAGTGCATGTCACTTTGTTTATAGTTGTTATTCACAAACTAGCGATCATACAAATCTGAAAAGACCTTTTGTATTTGTACTTGGTAAACCAGGGCAAACTTCCTTAGAAGCATACAAGAGTGATAAACTAAATTCATTACCTGAGTTTAGTAATTACTTGTTTGTATACATGCTGAACAAAGGTGGTTCGGCCGGTAATAAATTACTTTTGTGTTAATGGACTGGTTTCTTATTAAGCTGGAATATCAGTTATGGGAACAAGAACATTTTCCTTTCTGTATATGATACTACATTAACAGAAGCTGATATTATTAATGCTGGTGTTAAAAACACTTTTGGATCCATACAATTCATAAAACCGGAAATTCTGAATCTAACCAATGCAACAGAAGGGTTTAAAGAAACGGCATATGAAAATGACGATGCAGATGGAAATGAAAATCTGGGTACATTTTATTATGAAGAAGAAAAAAAGGAAGATGAGAAGGATGGTGCAGTACCTTATCTATCGAAGAAAACATATTTTGGTCCGCCACAATCTACCAACTATACACTCTCCGGAATCATAAAAGATAAATCAACAGGCGAAGGTCTTCCTTTTGCCAGCGTACAGGTTACCAGATCTCTTGTCAGGTCCTCTTCTAACGTGGATGGATATTTCACATTATCAAAAGTTCCGTCTGATACTTGTGTGCTTGTTGTATCGTATATCGGTTATAACAAAAGTGAAGTTTATCTGACTCCGGCTTTACCGAAATCAAATTTCATTATTGAACTTACTCCTTCTTCTAACCTTCTTAAAACGATTACTGTTACTTCAGTTAGAGAAGATGCCATGCTGCAAAAAAAAGAAGATGTAAGTGTAATTAAATTGACTCCCCGGCAAATTGAAAAACTTCCTAATGTAGGCGAGAAGGATGTTATGAGATCTTTTCAGCTGATGCCCGGCGTAAGTGCATCGCAAGAATCTTCTTCCGGACTTTATGTAAGGGGAGGCACACCTGATCAGAATTTAGTTTTGTATGATGGATTTACAGTTTATCATGTGGATCATTTGTATGGCTATTTCAGTGCATTTAATTCGAACGTTGTGAAGGACATTCAACTTTACAAAGGCGGTTTTGAATCTCGTTTTGGTGGAAGACTTTCAAGTGTAACCGAAATAACAGGAAAGGACGGGAATCAGAAAAAATTTAATATTGGTGGAGATATTAGTTTGCTTAGTATAAATGCCTGGGCTGAAATACCGGTTGGTGATAAATTTTCTTCAATCATTGCTTATCGGAGATCATACAAAGGTCCGATCTATAATGCACTTTTTGATAAATACAGTAAGAGCTCAAGTACACAGACAACGCAACAAACCGGTCCCGGTGGCGGAAGGTATATGCAGGATACAGAAGCTACTTCATACTTTCATGATCTGAATGGAAAATTCACTTACCGACCTTCTTTAAAGGACATTGTCACACTAAGTATCTTTAATGGAAATGACAAACTTGATAACAGTATTGATAATTCGTCATCATCTCTACCGGGTGGTGGGGCTATAGGTGGCTTTAATTTTAGCTCGACCGATCTTACGAAATACGGCAATGTTGGAAGTAGCTTGAAATGGTCGCGTAAATGGACAGACAAGTTTTATGGTAATACTTTGATAAGTTATTCGAATTTTTATAGCGATAGAGATCGTTCTATGGAAAGAACATCAACAGATGCAAGCGGAAATGAGTCAACAACTAAAAGCGGAGTATTTGAAAATAATAATTTAAAGGACTATAGTTTCAAATCTGACTACCAATGGGATTTGTTCGATTTCAGTCAACTTCAATTCGGCGTATTTGGGACCAGTTTTGATATAAAATATACGTATGCTCAGAGCGATACAGCAACGCTTTTGGATAAAAGGAATAAAGCACTTTTATCCGGTGCCTATCTGCAAAGCAAATTCAGGTTTTTTAAAAACAAATTTGTAATTCTTCCGGGAATAAGAATTAACAATTTTGAGACTACACAACAACAGTACTATGAACCAAGAGTTTCTGCAACTTACAATTTGTCAGATAGGTTATCAGTAAAAGGAAGTGCAGGTAAATTCTATCAATTTGCTAATAGAGTAACGCGGGAAGATATTTTATCAGGAAGTAAAGAATTCTGGCTTCTGGCTGATGGAAACTCTTTTACGGTGAGTTCTTCGATTCACAATATCGTTGGCTTATCCTATGAGACTACAGATTATCTGTTAAGTGTGGAAGGTTATTATAAACGTATAAGCAACCTCACAGAATACTCCCTTCGTTTTAATCCCAGTCCAACCGGGACTACATTTAACGAGAATTTTTTCACGGGTAACGGTTATGCAAAAGGTGTTGAATTTCTTTTACAGAAGAAAACAGGAAAGTTCAATGGATGGGTCAGCTATACTCTGGGTGAAGCGAAAAATCATTTTGATATTTATTCTGATGGATATTATTCCGCCAACCAGGATGTAACTCACGAATTCAAATCGGTTTTTCTCTACAACTGGAAGCGTTGGGATTTTTCAGCGACATGGGTCTTTGCAACAGGTCGTCCGTATACCGCTCCATCAGGTGCGTATAGCGTGACTTTGCTGGATGGAAATACTCAGGACTATTTTACGGTAACAACTAAAAACGGTTTAAGGCTTCCTGATTACCATCGAGCAGATATATCTGCCAACTATAAATTGCTGAAGGGATCTAAAGCTGATAAGAAGAGAAGAGAATTCGGATACATTGGATTTTCCATTTTCAATTTGTACAACAGAACAAACGTTTGGTACAAAACATATTCAATTGAGGAAGGGTCAGTCATCGAAACAAATGTGAATTATTCCGGCCTTACACCGAACATAACATTATCATTAAAACTCAGGTAAAATGCTTTATAGAAAATTATTATTGCTTATTATTTTATTTGCGTTCTTTTCATGTAAGAAAGATGAGGTTGCTGAATTTACAGATACACCGATCATCGAAACATATTTGCAACCGGGAAATTATCTGAGTGTAAAAATTTCCAGACAGATTCCTTTTTCATCTGATGTAGAATATTCATCCGATGATTTAAATAATTTGTCTATGAAAATCACATTTAATAACACCGATCACTTTCTCCTGCCTGTCGGTAATGGCGAATACGTAGACAGTTCTTATCTCGTTACCGAAGGTGACAATTACAATCTGTCGTTTGTGTACAATGCAAAAGATGTTTCAGCATTTACCTATGTTCCATCCAAGCCTGCAAATGCGTCACAATCTGTAACAGCTATTTATCTGGAAAGAACCGATTCAACATCGTTCCCATCTTTCGGAAGCATGCCCGATCCGGTAGAGATCACCTGGGATAATCCCGATGCATCATACTATTTGATCCTTGTAGAAAATGTGGAATCAACCCTTGATCCCATCCGTGACTTTGGCGATGTAACACCTCCTTCAAACATTTTCCGCAAGCAACCCACCAATTCATCATCTGACGAAATCCGCACAATGGAATTCCAATACTTCGGCCGGCATCGAATCATCATCTATCATGTACTGCCTGATTACGCATCGCTCTATGATCAGAGTAGTACGAGCTCACAGAATCTGACTAATCCATCGACGAGTATTCAAAATGGATATGGGATATTTACAGGGCTGAATTCGGATACTTTGTGGTTGGATGTGAATGAGCAGTAGAGGATGTTTAAATGTATTCTGAAAAAAATTCTAAAATTCTTCAAGCATGCTATTCATTTTTAATACCATATTATGTTTTTCAAGAAAACTTCTTCTGAAAGATGCGGCTTCAACCTAACTAGAAGGTAAATGCTGCAAAGAAATTTATAGGTGATCGTCGAATTTAAAGAGTGGTTTTATTCCTCCACTTTTACGGATTGGGTGGAAGTAGAAGGCGAATTGACTTTAACAGGATATTCGCCTCCGCCGGAATTGGTCAATATTTTGGCAAATAAAATTGATATTTTGTTGGAATAATATTTAACTTTCCAAACTTCCAAAACATGAAAAATATTATACTCTTCGAATCTGATCACACCCTAATTCTGGACTTTTGTAGACTGGAAAGTGAGGAAGACTTTGAAAAAATTATTGAAATACTAATTAAGAGATACAGGGTTAAAAGCATGGGTAGGTCAGAAAGTCCGTGGAGCAAAATGTGGGAGTTCATATACTCTAATGCTACATTGTTTTTGATTAATGACAATTATGGTAACAGAATCTCTGGTAAAACCGAAGAAGGAAAAAAAATTTTGAAAGAAATATTTGATAGTTAGGAAATTCCGGGTTAAGTGGGATTAGGACAATTCAAACTTCACAAGAATTATTCAAAAAAGTTAAATCAAGTTCCTGTCTCCAATAAATTACATATTAAAGCGCAATTAATGAATTACTATCGATTAATTGATGAACTTTATATACCATCACGAGGATGGTTTTAGGTTCTGTAAATTTTGACAAAGAATTTGATTTTTAGGAAATATGTGTCTACCGGAGATGTCGAAATTCCAAAAAGGGTTAATTATAAACATTCGTGAAAAAGGGATTCCACTTAATTTTTACAATGGCTGACTTCGAACTATTGATAGTTGATGAGAAAACTTTGCAATTATTTAAAAAGGATGAAGTTATGTCTATTCCTGTTAGAATTGAAGGAAAGGAAAACAATTTACAATACTATATTTTGGTTATAAAGATGCTTTAGACTGTGTTGACGAAGAAAAATCTGTTTTTGATAAATGGCAAATTGGAAGTTCAATCCGTCCTGACAAAGAAGGTCAATTCAAATTTATTTCGAAACTTGTGATAAACAGAGCCTCTGTTATAGGGAAGGAACTATTCAGGGTAAAAGGGTTTAATGTAATTATTGTGATTAATGAAGAATTAAAAAATAAATTTGAAACGAATAAAATAACTGGAATAAGTTTTATAAAGCTGGAATAAACGATGAGTATTGATATTTCGATACATTAGCACAAAGAGATATCATGGGATATTCAAATAAAATAAAGTTTATTGACAAAAAATTTAATAGATTAATTTTAAGATATAAATTACTGTGTCTTTTATGGTCAATCACTTGTCTTTCCACTGGTATTGCCTTTGTTTATGCTAATTTACATGGAGTGTACCATGGACGATTTTGATATTTTTTGAAAACTAATTCTATGGGAGTGTCGATATGTGGAATATTAGTTTCTACTTTACTATCAGCAAATACCTTTATGTACAGAAGAAAATTAAGTAATACCTGAAAATAAAGTTCAGGGAATAACTTGTAATTTTTGATAAAGAAAGAATCTATAAATTGTTATGAAAAAGAAACTAGTATTTAGTTGTATTTTAGTTTTACTTCTGATATCATGCAAAAACGAATGTAAGATATCAGAGAGTATCCAAACTTACCCTGAAATAAGGTTTCAGATTCATGATGGAAGCGCTAAACTCGGAATGTCGATATCAGATCTTTTACATGTTTGTAAGTTTTGCTCTGAAGAGGAATCAATTCCAATCAGGTGTCTTAACTATAAAATTTATGAAAATGCAGGAATGTCAAGATTCAAAATCAAGTTCTACATTACGAAGAAAATTATTACTTTTTAGATGGAATCTTATTTTCTTACAAA from Bacteroidota bacterium harbors:
- a CDS encoding T9SS type A sorting domain-containing protein; the protein is MRFTFRAILCIAFSLFGKYTFAQTFTDMNAQLPGLESGSAAWADYDNDGDLDLAFTGFSSLVAERSFIYRNDNGIMTAVDSSIIKVANGSVNWADFDNDGDQDLILNGQNNGSLLCELYRNDNQTFVAMNPGFVRVLGIQKWLDVDNDGFQDVVFSGVMDSLWVDTTIIYRNNGNSTFSYFPSNLPPLTTTGMEIADCNNDSLPDIFIVATAPGGMPVSALFTNNGNGNFTMDTTSFMQIFAGAVKWGDAENDGDMDLLYDGILIDNSAYTLIYLNDGSGNFIEQSTNLPGTGEPGSVDWADIDNDGDLDVLLSEYLFRNDGNGLFNDISPWAPHNYYAIPAMFMDYDLDGDADIFMLSFFGISNSNIFRNELVTGISGISSFTNLSVYPNPSNGVFSISTDFDQIKSCRLFSLDGKMIQSFHVSNFSKVDIGDLSPGVYIFEVSDGKYFGRVKLIIV
- a CDS encoding histidine kinase encodes the protein MNFENIFRSRLFVVILHICVWAIIFILPLYLESNFPPPMMNSRPGKLPNYENFRLLTSILNLSFIPLFYLNAFFFVPKFFNKKNWLVYLLLAILTVIVIIGLNILFRYLFIGPSIPFPIRIVIPVAIFMLLASTAFSFIRQNFKNEKIRKEKEAVNLKTELSFLRSQVSPHFLFNTLNNLVSLARKKSDLLEPVLLKLSGLLHYMLYESDHEKININKEIEYLSNYIDLQKLRFGDDVTLYFFKDAPADSTKEIVPMILIPFIENAFKHGTGF
- a CDS encoding response regulator transcription factor; the encoded protein is MLTCIAVEDEPLALDLLEDNIRQIPFLHLVKRCKNAFEAAEVLQNESVDLIFLDIQMPGLTGLQFLKTLPSSPMIIFITAYKNYALEGFELGVIDYLLKPISFERFMKAVNKAVEYSNLKNSQLANFTSEYLFVYSEYNLVKIFVSEIKYIEGMKDYIKIYLSNSDKPIITRLSIKTMEEKLPSNKFVRTHKSFVVAIDRIQSLRNSRIKLDTIEVPLSDHYKEHFFKLVGPKIILS
- a CDS encoding TonB-dependent receptor plug domain-containing protein, with the protein product MDGYFTLSKVPSDTCVLVVSYIGYNKSEVYLTPALPKSNFIIELTPSSNLLKTITVTSVREDAMLQKKEDVSVIKLTPRQIEKLPNVGEKDVMRSFQLMPGVSASQESSSGLYVRGGTPDQNLVLYDGFTVYHVDHLYGYFSAFNSNVVKDIQLYKGGFESRFGGRLSSVTEITGKDGNQKKFNIGGDISLLSINAWAEIPVGDKFSSIIAYRRSYKGPIYNALFDKYSKSSSTQTTQQTGPGGGRYMQDTEATSYFHDLNGKFTYRPSLKDIVTLSIFNGNDKLDNSIDNSSSSLPGGGAIGGFNFSSTDLTKYGNVGSSLKWSRKWTDKFYGNTLISYSNFYSDRDRSMERTSTDASGNESTTKSGVFENNNLKDYSFKSDYQWDLFDFSQLQFGVFGTSFDIKYTYAQSDTATLLDKRNKALLSGAYLQSKFRFFKNKFVILPGIRINNFETTQQQYYEPRVSATYNLSDRLSVKGSAGKFYQFANRVTREDILSGSKEFWLLADGNSFTVSSSIHNIVGLSYETTDYLLSVEGYYKRISNLTEYSLRFNPSPTGTTFNENFFTGNGYAKGVEFLLQKKTGKFNGWVSYTLGEAKNHFDIYSDGYYSANQDVTHEFKSVFLYNWKRWDFSATWVFATGRPYTAPSGAYSVTLLDGNTQDYFTVTTKNGLRLPDYHRADISANYKLLKGSKADKKRREFGYIGFSIFNLYNRTNVWYKTYSIEEGSVIETNVNYSGLTPNITLSLKLR